DNA from Pseudodesulfovibrio hydrargyri:
AACAATGCCCGGGATTTTATCCTTGGAGCGCTAAATAGAATGGGTTGCGGCCGATCCCGGTGATCGGAAAACCATAGAAGCGTTCCGCCCTCCTCGTGCGGCGATTGCGGGGGCGGGACAACCATTGAAAGCACGCCGCGTTTCAAGGCGTGCCGGGGAAGTTTTATTGAGGCGGAGGTAGCATATGCCCGATGATAGAACCAACAAAGTCAGTTGTAGCAACTACACGTATGAATTGGAGATTCCGTTTGAGATTTTCTCCGGGAAATGGGTCCCGAGCATCATCTGGAATCTCTCGAAAGAGGACAAACGTTTCGGTGAATTGAAAAAAGCCATGCCCAAGGTGACGCCCAAGGTGCTCTCCCAGCAACTGCGCATGCTGGAGCGCTACGGGATCGTCAACAGAAAGGCGTACCCGGAAGTCCCCCCGGTCGTCGTCTACTCGCTGACCAACATCGGCAAGAAGGCCATACCCCTCTTCGAGAACATGAACGAGTGGGGGGCGGAATACCTGGAAATCAGGGAAACCGGATACCACTGTTGAACAGGACGCGTTTCGCCGGTCACCGGTTCGGATAGCCGCATACGGGACTGACCGACCAACGGTGGCACCGCAGCCCTCAGCCCAGGATTGGGAGACAGGAGCGATTGCGCCATGCATGGCGCAATCGCTCCTTTTTTGTCCCGCCCTGGCAGATAGGGCGAGCCGCGTCTCCACGGTTAGGAGGATGAAATTCCTGGATATGGTCTTCGCCGAGCCGGTGTCGTCACTCCCCGCCGGGCGGGGCGTCGCCGGTGTCCCGGCGGACGGCGTCGGCTTCCTGGCGCAGACGGTCGAGACATTCGCGGCGGTTGTCGCCGCCGGCCAGCACGGTGCAGATCGGATGTCCCGCCGCGATGACCTGTCCGGATTCGGGAATGTCCCGACGTTCCATCCCCAGCCAGGGATCGGTGTCGGGCGCGGTCACGTCCCGCACGGCGAAGACCACGGCCTTGCCGTGGACGCGGGCCGTGTCGCGGTGCGGGGACGGTTCCGAGAGCGGGGACAGGTGGGCGGAGAATATGCTCTTCCCGTGCGCCGATTCCATGAGTTCCGCCGAGGCGGGGGGACGGGGATTCACTTCGATCAGGATCGGATCGCCGACGGGCGGGATCACGAAGTCCAGGCCGTTGACTCCCCGCAACCCGAAATGAGCGGTCAGCTTGTGGGCCGTCTCACCGACCCATTGGCCGAGTCTGCCATTGCCGGCCTGCGGTTCGAGCGGATAGAGGTTGCCGCAATACCGGTACCCGGCCGCGCCGAAACGGCCGAGCCCGATGAGCTGTTCGCTGATCCCCAGGACGCGGCAGCGCGCGCCGTCGGCCTCGAAGACCG
Protein-coding regions in this window:
- a CDS encoding ATP-grasp domain-containing protein, translating into MRILLAGVSVRALAQSAVRAGHDVACLDFFGDRDMPEGAPKVSMCGAGCESYEASALADLAQGIEYDALAYVASLENHPDLVARLAGDRPIIGNRPDTLRRVRDWTGLAAFCRRAGVAMPPTLAEAEVPTASKGTGDWLLKPVKSGGGHSIRPWEGGIPERGWYLQQRVHGLAASAVFEADGARCRVLGISEQLIGLGRFGAAGYRYCGNLYPLEPQAGNGRLGQWVGETAHKLTAHFGLRGVNGLDFVIPPVGDPILIEVNPRPPASAELMESAHGKSIFSAHLSPLSEPSPHRDTARVHGKAVVFAVRDVTAPDTDPWLGMERRDIPESGQVIAAGHPICTVLAGGDNRRECLDRLRQEADAVRRDTGDAPPGGE
- a CDS encoding winged helix-turn-helix transcriptional regulator, which produces MPDDRTNKVSCSNYTYELEIPFEIFSGKWVPSIIWNLSKEDKRFGELKKAMPKVTPKVLSQQLRMLERYGIVNRKAYPEVPPVVVYSLTNIGKKAIPLFENMNEWGAEYLEIRETGYHC